A genomic segment from Bradyrhizobium sp. CB1015 encodes:
- a CDS encoding TRAP transporter substrate-binding protein yields MKRRSFLAGIGATTAAATIGMPSILRAQAPITLNGAVQFNDDHAFNRALIRFEELVKKYYGKPVNFTLHKNSSLGLEKQYFEYMSQGKAVDYAIVSPAHMSTFAKAAPFIDAPFVFKGIEHMNKVVEANILAPIADEVAAKAEVVLIGYAGGGIRNIFANKPLKNLADLKGLKVRVQGAPIWSKTFAAVGMSPTVIAYNEIYNAIQNGVISAGENEAAGVEAMKFYEVAPYLSLTQHAVSIRPICFSVKTLKTLPKDLQDAIMKAGKEAGDYGRQLESSEEVVKLDTLEKAGKLKRVPFEERDAMKKLADPVMATYAKEIGAEGIFEKINVV; encoded by the coding sequence ATGAAGCGGAGATCATTTCTCGCTGGGATCGGTGCAACCACTGCGGCAGCTACCATTGGCATGCCGTCGATCCTGAGGGCGCAAGCCCCGATCACGCTGAACGGTGCCGTGCAGTTCAATGACGACCATGCCTTCAACCGGGCGCTGATCCGGTTCGAGGAACTGGTGAAGAAATATTACGGCAAGCCGGTCAACTTCACCCTGCATAAGAACTCCTCGCTCGGCCTCGAGAAGCAGTATTTCGAGTACATGTCGCAGGGCAAGGCGGTCGATTACGCCATCGTCTCGCCGGCTCACATGTCGACCTTCGCCAAGGCGGCCCCGTTCATCGATGCGCCCTTCGTGTTCAAGGGCATCGAGCACATGAACAAGGTGGTCGAAGCCAACATCCTGGCGCCGATCGCCGACGAGGTCGCGGCCAAGGCCGAGGTCGTTCTGATCGGCTATGCCGGCGGCGGCATCCGCAACATCTTCGCCAACAAGCCGCTCAAGAACCTCGCCGATCTCAAAGGCCTCAAGGTCCGCGTGCAGGGCGCGCCGATCTGGTCGAAGACCTTCGCGGCCGTCGGCATGAGCCCGACCGTGATCGCCTATAACGAAATCTACAATGCGATCCAGAACGGCGTCATCTCGGCCGGCGAGAACGAGGCGGCCGGCGTCGAGGCGATGAAGTTCTACGAAGTGGCCCCATATCTCAGCCTGACCCAGCACGCCGTGTCGATCCGGCCGATCTGCTTCTCGGTGAAGACGCTGAAGACCCTGCCCAAGGATCTGCAGGACGCGATCATGAAGGCGGGCAAGGAGGCCGGCGATTACGGCCGCCAGCTCGAATCGAGCGAAGAAGTCGTCAAGCTCGACACGCTGGAGAAGGCCGGCAAGCTCAAGCGCGTTCCGTTCGAGGAGCGGGATGCCATGAAGAAGCTCGCCGACCCCGTGATGGCCACCTACGCCAAGGAGATCGGCGCGGAAGGCATTTTCGAGAAAATCAACGTCGTCTGA
- a CDS encoding TRAP transporter small permease produces the protein MSEMHVPSTPSLWRRVTAAYAKLLEFLLAACVGILVIPVTLQIVSRYTPFIPSYIWTEEMARFLFIWTIMIGAMVGVREAQHFEVDVWPDLSRRSEAAVRILARLGVLALALVFVWAGIEFTRFAWNRTSELADLPLWLIHVAWPVAGVTWIVFAGEQILGEMRVLVGAQR, from the coding sequence ATGTCCGAAATGCACGTCCCGTCCACACCGTCGCTGTGGCGTCGCGTCACCGCGGCCTATGCGAAATTGCTGGAATTCCTGCTGGCCGCCTGCGTCGGCATCCTGGTCATCCCCGTCACGTTGCAAATCGTCTCACGCTACACGCCGTTCATTCCCTCCTACATCTGGACCGAGGAGATGGCGCGGTTTCTGTTCATCTGGACGATCATGATCGGGGCGATGGTCGGCGTGCGGGAAGCGCAGCACTTCGAGGTCGACGTCTGGCCCGATCTGTCGCGGCGATCGGAGGCCGCTGTGCGGATCCTCGCGCGGCTCGGCGTGCTGGCACTGGCCCTCGTGTTCGTGTGGGCCGGAATCGAATTCACGCGCTTTGCCTGGAACAGGACGTCGGAGCTGGCCGATCTGCCGCTCTGGCTGATCCACGTCGCCTGGCCGGTAGCCGGCGTGACGTGGATCGTGTTTGCGGGCGAACAGATCCTTGGTGAAATGCGCGTTCTGGTCGGGGCACAGAGATGA
- a CDS encoding TRAP transporter large permease yields the protein MSGTVLSAGQAAMVLFGVFIGLLIVRVPVAFALGLACVPILLIEPRLSLMMLAQETFNAYNSFILLAVPFFLLTANLMSIGGITDRLVALSRSMVGHWPGSLAQINVVLSVFFAGISGSSTADAASQSKIFIDAQSKEGYDLSFSIAITAVSAVLAVIIPPSILMIVWGGLISTSIAAMYLAGIVPGLLIAGAQMATVHVYAVRRGYPTYPKATWREMRCAVWRSIPALMTPFIIVGGILLGWFTATESACVAVLYSVALSAFFYRETGLRELYKALLDTGRLAGVALFCVGTASAFGWLLAYYKIPQELLANVSTWGMGTVTAGFFIAFCFLVVGCFLDAIPAIVIVGTVLEPLAKSVDLHPVQFAIISIVSLAFGLVTPPYGLCLMIACSIAGVRLRYALKDTVIMLIPMLLVLAALIVWPSVSLFLPRLIVPEMLK from the coding sequence ATGAGCGGCACTGTACTCTCTGCCGGACAGGCCGCGATGGTGCTGTTCGGGGTCTTCATCGGCCTGCTCATCGTGCGCGTGCCGGTCGCCTTCGCGCTCGGCCTTGCCTGCGTACCGATCCTTCTGATCGAGCCGCGCCTGTCGCTGATGATGCTCGCCCAGGAAACCTTCAACGCCTACAATTCGTTCATCCTGCTCGCGGTGCCGTTCTTCCTCTTGACGGCGAACCTGATGAGCATCGGCGGCATCACCGACCGCCTCGTGGCGCTGTCGCGCTCGATGGTCGGGCACTGGCCGGGATCGCTGGCGCAGATCAACGTCGTGCTGTCGGTGTTCTTTGCCGGCATCTCCGGCTCCTCGACGGCCGATGCCGCCAGCCAGTCCAAGATCTTCATCGATGCGCAGAGCAAGGAGGGCTACGACCTTTCGTTCTCTATCGCCATCACGGCGGTGTCTGCGGTGCTTGCCGTCATCATCCCGCCGTCGATCCTGATGATCGTGTGGGGCGGGCTGATCTCGACTTCGATCGCGGCGATGTATCTGGCCGGCATCGTGCCAGGCCTTTTGATCGCGGGCGCGCAGATGGCGACTGTGCACGTCTACGCGGTGCGCCGCGGCTATCCGACCTATCCGAAGGCGACCTGGCGCGAGATGCGATGCGCCGTCTGGCGGTCGATACCGGCGCTGATGACGCCATTCATCATCGTCGGCGGCATTCTGCTCGGCTGGTTCACCGCGACCGAGTCCGCCTGCGTCGCGGTGCTCTATTCCGTAGCGCTCTCCGCGTTCTTTTATCGCGAGACGGGTCTACGCGAATTGTACAAGGCGCTGCTCGATACCGGGCGCCTGGCCGGAGTTGCCTTGTTCTGCGTGGGCACGGCCAGCGCGTTCGGCTGGTTGCTGGCCTACTACAAGATTCCGCAGGAACTTTTGGCGAATGTCTCGACCTGGGGCATGGGCACGGTCACGGCGGGGTTCTTCATCGCATTCTGCTTTCTGGTGGTGGGCTGCTTCCTCGATGCCATCCCGGCGATCGTCATCGTCGGCACCGTGCTGGAGCCGCTCGCCAAGTCCGTCGATCTCCATCCGGTCCAGTTCGCGATCATCTCCATCGTGTCGCTGGCCTTCGGACTGGTAACGCCGCCCTATGGCCTCTGTCTGATGATCGCCTGCTCGATCGCCGGCGTGCGGCTGCGCTATGCCCTGAAGGACACGGTGATCATGCTGATCCCGATGCTGCTCGTGCTGGCGGCGCTCATCGTCTGGCCCAGCGTGTCGCTGTTCCTGCCGCGCCTGATCGTGCCGGAGATGCTCAAATGA